The genomic interval AGCCCAGCTATCATACAGGTCTCTAAAATAAAGTGTCTTAaatattagaagaaaaatatttatacctAGCAAGATTAGGTGAATACccaaaattatgataattttatttttattttttcatacatAGCCGAAGAATGAAAAAGATTCTTCAAAAGTCTCAAGTCCTAGAAATGCATGATAAATATTGTCAAAATCCAATATTACAGAGCAAATTAAGTGAAATACCTCAGATAAAATATATGGAAAGGTGTCTATAACTTTCCCGAATAGCTAGGAGGGGGAAGTAAAATTAATCCTTATTGATACATGGATTTTTCACTATGAAATGAGTCACTTCAAATAAGTTCATTACTCTGGCATAGAATACGATTAATCTAACATGGGCTACATGCCTAGCAATTTACCAAATCAATTGACAAGTTGGGATTCCCAGCCCACTAAGCAAAATCGGTGGTTCATTGGTCATGACCTGCAACAGCTAAATTAGGGCTTGTTTGGTACCGTTTTCAAACCTCtattttcattcttgtttTATAAATGCAATTGAAAAACTCGTTTGATGGGCTAAACTCAGGAATagattataaaacaaaaaattcgAATTCAGTTTTTCAGTTGTAAAGTTGAAAACGTGTTTAATGTGTTTTCAAATGAATTTACAGTTCAGACCAAACTACAGAACAAATCTCAAACATCGCTGACTCGTATTCTCCTCATCAACAGCTCCCAAAGTCTCCGATCTAAACTCTCCGCTCTCATTATCActctcttcttcctctttctctaGATCTACAAcgcatctctctctctctaactcGATCTGCCAGTccgttgctgctgctgctcgaTCTCGGCTGTTGCAGCTGCTGTCTTCACTTGGTCTTTGCTCCAGCTACTTCCAGTCCGTTGCTGCTACTGCTGCTAACAAATCGAGACTTAAACACCTAACATTATTCTATTATCTTAGATTGGTGAAGTCTACAAGGTATTGAATATAAATTCTTACATTGAGCTTGTGTTATAATCAAATGTCACATTCTgcttaaatcataatttaactaatttctgtttatattatatatattataatatataggtCATTGATTGAATCGTCCGAAATTCCAAGTACAGCTCATGGGAAAATGTTGCTGATGTTTCgtatcattttcttgtttatttcCCCTTCACTGCAGCGtttgttaaaatttgttaaactcataaaaatttgtattggCAGGCAAGCATGgtaattacaataattatagaGCGCACGCAAAAATGTAATGATGCCATATAATAATGACTTTTGAcatataatgatatttttaaaataaacataatagtTACCTTCAACCccacttcatttattttcctcTTAGACAACTATTACCCTCTTTCTTTATTTGGACAAAATTATGGTGtaactgtggtaccatacgTACTTAATCATTAGATTCAGCTGCACACATGTACTATAATTGGATCCAATAATTAGGTGCAGCTTGGTACCATAGTTGCACCATAGCTGGCccctctttattttcttttaactttgtCTTGTAATTATTGCAATAACTTGTGtatttatatcattataaAATAGACAGCAAATGATGAATAGAAATCATTTCCTTCCCTTGagctttttaataatttgttaaacTCATATACTCTTCGCTTGCTAACTCACCCGTTTTCTCTATTCGAAGTCCTGATTCCTTAGTTTTCAAGCATGCCAGTAGGAGAGGTTTTCCTGGGAGCATTCCTTGATATTTTGTTCGATAGACTGGCACCGGATAACTTGCGCCTGTTTCCAAGTGAAGATGGGATCCGTGCAGAGCTGAAGAAGTGGGAGAAAAATCTGGTGATGATCCAGGCAGTGCTTGAAGATGCAGAGGAGAAGCAACTGTCCAACAGGGCTGTCAAAATATGGCTGGATGATCTTCGAGCTTTGGCTTATGACGTCGAGGACATTCTTGATGAGCAACAGTTGACAACCAGACCATCATTAAGTATTTTACAGAATTTGCCAAGTAATCTTGTTTCCCAAATTAACTTGGGGTCCAAGATAAAAGAAGTAACAAGCCGTTTGGAAGAGCTTTGTGATCGAAGAAATGTTCTTCAATTGGAAAACACTTCATCAGGTACTGGAAGAGCGGCAAGTGTAAGTACCGTTTCATGGCAAAGACTGCACACTACATGTTTAGCAACTGAGCCTGCTGTTTATGGGAGAGATGGAGATAAGGCCAAAGTGCTTGATATGGTTTTGAGCCATGACACAAATAATGATGATGTCAACTTTCGTGTCATTTCCATTGTTGGGATGGCAGGTGTTGGTAAGACAACACTTGCTAGGCTTGTTTACAATGATCTTGCAGTGGAAGATTTCAACTCCAGAGCTTGGGTTTGtgtttctgatgattttgatgttcTGAGAATCTCAAAGGCAATTCTGGAGTCAATCACTTTGTCATCTTGTGATTTCAAGGATTTAAATCCAGTCCAGGTTAAGCTGAAACAGGAGGTGGCTGGAAGAAAATTCTTGATTGTTTTAGATGATGTGTGGAGCAAGAATTATGGCTTGTGGGAAGTTTTGAAGTCTCCTTTTATGGCTGGAGCACCGGGGAGTAAGATAATTGTGACAACACGAGACGAAAACGTGGCGTTGACGCTAGGATGTCCCGGTGAATGCCATAACTTAGAGCTTTTATCAGATAATGATTGTTGGTCTGTGTTCAAGAAGCATGCGTTTGCAAGCAGAGAATTCGTGGCTAGCTCACGTTTATGTAATTCAGAATTTGTTCGGAGGAAAGTTGTGGAAAAGTGTAAAGGCTTGCCTCTGGCTGCAAGAACTCTCGGCGGCCTTCTACGCTGTAAGCAGAGAGATGCTGAGTGGCAAGATATCTTGAATAGTAACATATGGGATTTATCGGATGACGGTGAGATTCCTGCAGTGTTACAGTTGAGCTATCATCATCTTCCTTCCCATCTGAAGAGATGTTTTGCTTATTGTGCAATTTTCCCCAAGGATTATGAGTTTGAGGAGAAAGAAGTTGTTCTGTTGTGGATAGCAGAAGGTCTTATTCCACAATCAACTGACTACAAGCAACTCGAAGATGTAGGGGTTGGGTATTTTCGAGATCTCTTGTCAAGATCAATTTTTCAACAAGTAAATGGTGATGTTTCTAAATTCGTAATGCATGATCTTATTAATGATCTGGCTCGGTCGGTCTCTGGAGAAACAAGTTTTAGGTTGGAGGATGTTTCGGGTGCCAATAACCGATCTCAAAGATTTGAAAGGGCTCGTCActcttctttcatttctgGAGATTTTGATggtaaaagtaaatttgaagTCTTCAACAAAGTGGAGCATTTGAGGACATTCTGGCCTATAATCTTACACGAGGGTACTCGTTACATAACCAATTTTGTTCTCTCTGAGGTGTtgtcaaaattcaaaaaactgAGAGTGCTATCTTTAAGAAATTACTACATCACTGAGGTGCCCAATTCAATTAGACTTTTGACACATCTAAGGTACCTCAACTTTTCTGGCACTAGGATCTGCCACATACCAGAGTCAGTTGGCTTTTTAAGCCACTTACAAATTTTGCTATTAAAAGATTGTCATCGTCTCAAGAAGTTGCCTACAAATGTGGAAAATTTGATCGACCtactttattttgatattagtGGTCAAAATCTCATAACAGAGATGCCGGTGGGAATGAACAAACTGAAATGTCTCCTAACGTTGTCTAACTTTGTTGTGGGCTTGAATACCGGTTCTGGTTTGGAAGATTTGAAGAGTTTAAAGTTTCTTCGTGGAAAACTttgcatttcaaaattaagaaatgtGGTTCAGGACATAACAGAGCCCATTTTAAGTGACAAGGAGGATTTGGAAGTTTTGCAGCTGGAGTGGGAGTCCTTATATTTGCATGAGAGCTCGGAATGTAGCAGGGTACCTGATATAAATGTTCTTGACAGGCTACGACCTCATGGAAATCTGAAAGAGCTCTCAATCAACTTCTACGGTGGTACAAAGTTTCCATCATGGGTAGGAGATCCATCATTTTCGAGTATGGTGGATTTAAGACTG from Citrus sinensis cultivar Valencia sweet orange chromosome 9, DVS_A1.0, whole genome shotgun sequence carries:
- the LOC102625803 gene encoding putative disease resistance RPP13-like protein 1 isoform X2; translation: MIQAVLEDAEEKQLSNRAVKIWLDDLRALAYDVEDILDEQQLTTRPSLSILQNLPSNLVSQINLGSKIKEVTSRLEELCDRRNVLQLENTSSGTGRAASVSTVSWQRLHTTCLATEPAVYGRDGDKAKVLDMVLSHDTNNDDVNFRVISIVGMAGVGKTTLARLVYNDLAVEDFNSRAWVCVSDDFDVLRISKAILESITLSSCDFKDLNPVQVKLKQEVAGRKFLIVLDDVWSKNYGLWEVLKSPFMAGAPGSKIIVTTRDENVALTLGCPGECHNLELLSDNDCWSVFKKHAFASREFVASSRLCNSEFVRRKVVEKCKGLPLAARTLGGLLRCKQRDAEWQDILNSNIWDLSDDGEIPAVLQLSYHHLPSHLKRCFAYCAIFPKDYEFEEKEVVLLWIAEGLIPQSTDYKQLEDVGVGYFRDLLSRSIFQQVNGDVSKFVMHDLINDLARSVSGETSFRLEDVSGANNRSQRFERARHSSFISGDFDGKSKFEVFNKVEHLRTFWPIILHEGTRYITNFVLSEVLSKFKKLRVLSLRNYYITEVPNSIRLLTHLRYLNFSGTRICHIPESVGFLSHLQILLLKDCHRLKKLPTNVENLIDLLYFDISGQNLITEMPVGMNKLKCLLTLSNFVVGLNTGSGLEDLKSLKFLRGKLCISKLRNVVQDITEPILSDKEDLEVLQLEWESLYLHESSECSRVPDINVLDRLRPHGNLKELSINFYGGTKFPSWVGDPSFSSMVDLRLENCEKCTCLPALGALPSLKELTIKGLRELITIGSEIYGDDCLKPFQSLETLCFQNLGVWSHWDPIGEDGQVEKFPVLRKLSILNCPRLSERLPDHLPSLEELEVRGCEKLVVSLSGLPLLCKLELSSCKRMVCRSIDSQSIKHATLSNVSEFSRLSRHNFQKVECLKIIGCEELEHLWNEICLEELPHGLHSVASLRKLFVANCQSLVSFLEACFLSNLSELVIQNCSALISLNEVTKHNYLHLKSLQIEGCQSLMLIARRQLPSSLTKVEIRNCENLQCLVDNGEDSSASLSSSSVTHGENINNTSLSLLESLDISGCQSLMCLSRRGRLSTVLRRLKIQTCPKLKSLSSSEGQLPVAIKHLEVQNCAELTTLSSTGKLPEALQYLSIADCPQLESIAESFHDNAALVFILIGNCRKLQSVPNALHKLISLDEMYIRNCPSLVSFPDERLPNQNLRVIEISRCEELRALPSGVERLNSLQVLDISLCPRIVGIPASGLPTNLTSLSIEDLKMPLSCWGLHKLTSLRKLEIRGCPGALSFPEVSVRMRLPTTLTELNIARFPMLHCLSSRGFQNLTSLEYLSISECPRLKSFPWEGLPSSLQQLYVEDCPQLGANCKRYGPEWSKIAHIPCVMIDMNFIHDPPIHDPPYPVYFPLRIRQCIQ
- the LOC102625803 gene encoding putative disease resistance RPP13-like protein 1 isoform X1, giving the protein MPVGEVFLGAFLDILFDRLAPDNLRLFPSEDGIRAELKKWEKNLVMIQAVLEDAEEKQLSNRAVKIWLDDLRALAYDVEDILDEQQLTTRPSLSILQNLPSNLVSQINLGSKIKEVTSRLEELCDRRNVLQLENTSSGTGRAASVSTVSWQRLHTTCLATEPAVYGRDGDKAKVLDMVLSHDTNNDDVNFRVISIVGMAGVGKTTLARLVYNDLAVEDFNSRAWVCVSDDFDVLRISKAILESITLSSCDFKDLNPVQVKLKQEVAGRKFLIVLDDVWSKNYGLWEVLKSPFMAGAPGSKIIVTTRDENVALTLGCPGECHNLELLSDNDCWSVFKKHAFASREFVASSRLCNSEFVRRKVVEKCKGLPLAARTLGGLLRCKQRDAEWQDILNSNIWDLSDDGEIPAVLQLSYHHLPSHLKRCFAYCAIFPKDYEFEEKEVVLLWIAEGLIPQSTDYKQLEDVGVGYFRDLLSRSIFQQVNGDVSKFVMHDLINDLARSVSGETSFRLEDVSGANNRSQRFERARHSSFISGDFDGKSKFEVFNKVEHLRTFWPIILHEGTRYITNFVLSEVLSKFKKLRVLSLRNYYITEVPNSIRLLTHLRYLNFSGTRICHIPESVGFLSHLQILLLKDCHRLKKLPTNVENLIDLLYFDISGQNLITEMPVGMNKLKCLLTLSNFVVGLNTGSGLEDLKSLKFLRGKLCISKLRNVVQDITEPILSDKEDLEVLQLEWESLYLHESSECSRVPDINVLDRLRPHGNLKELSINFYGGTKFPSWVGDPSFSSMVDLRLENCEKCTCLPALGALPSLKELTIKGLRELITIGSEIYGDDCLKPFQSLETLCFQNLGVWSHWDPIGEDGQVEKFPVLRKLSILNCPRLSERLPDHLPSLEELEVRGCEKLVVSLSGLPLLCKLELSSCKRMVCRSIDSQSIKHATLSNVSEFSRLSRHNFQKVECLKIIGCEELEHLWNEICLEELPHGLHSVASLRKLFVANCQSLVSFLEACFLSNLSELVIQNCSALISLNEVTKHNYLHLKSLQIEGCQSLMLIARRQLPSSLTKVEIRNCENLQCLVDNGEDSSASLSSSSVTHGENINNTSLSLLESLDISGCQSLMCLSRRGRLSTVLRRLKIQTCPKLKSLSSSEGQLPVAIKHLEVQNCAELTTLSSTGKLPEALQYLSIADCPQLESIAESFHDNAALVFILIGNCRKLQSVPNALHKLISLDEMYIRNCPSLVSFPDERLPNQNLRVIEISRCEELRALPSGVERLNSLQVLDISLCPRIVGIPASGLPTNLTSLSIEDLKMPLSCWGLHKLTSLRKLEIRGCPGALSFPEVSVRMRLPTTLTELNIARFPMLHCLSSRGFQNLTSLEYLSISECPRLKSFPWEGLPSSLQQLYVEDCPQLGANCKRYGPEWSKIAHIPCVMIDMNFIHDPPIHDPPYPVYFPLRIRQCIQ